In Nonomuraea muscovyensis, one genomic interval encodes:
- the pth gene encoding aminoacyl-tRNA hydrolase — protein MDRWLIVGLGNPGSEYAGNRHNAGFMTLDELAARAGGRFKAHKSRAEVLETRAAVLAKPLTFMNLSGGPVKALSDFYKIGPDRLIVVHDELDVPYGALRAKLGGGDNGHNGLKSITKSLGTRDYLRVRFGIGRPPGRMDPAAFVLRDFATAERKDLPFLVDRAADVVESLIHHGLEATQNEYHRADLKISGPPR, from the coding sequence ATGGACCGCTGGCTCATCGTCGGGTTGGGCAACCCGGGCTCCGAATACGCGGGCAACCGGCACAACGCCGGCTTCATGACGCTCGACGAACTGGCCGCGCGGGCCGGCGGGCGGTTCAAGGCGCACAAGAGCCGGGCCGAGGTGCTGGAGACCCGCGCGGCGGTGCTGGCCAAGCCGCTCACCTTCATGAACCTGTCGGGCGGCCCGGTCAAGGCGCTGTCCGACTTCTACAAGATCGGACCCGACCGGCTGATTGTCGTCCACGACGAGCTCGACGTCCCCTACGGCGCGCTGCGCGCCAAGCTGGGCGGCGGCGACAACGGTCACAACGGCCTCAAGTCGATCACCAAGTCCCTCGGCACCCGCGACTACCTGCGCGTCCGCTTCGGCATCGGACGCCCGCCCGGCCGCATGGACCCGGCCGCCTTCGTGCTGCGCGACTTCGCGACCGCCGAGCGCAAGGACCTGCCCTTCCTCGTGGACCGGGCCGCCGACGTGGTCGAGTCGCTGATCCACCACGGCCTCGAAGCCACCCAGAACGAATACCACCGGGCAGACCTTAAGATTTCCGGCCCTCCTCGCTGA
- a CDS encoding 50S ribosomal protein L25/general stress protein Ctc: protein MSEVRIAAEKRTSFGKGAARKIRRADKVPAVLYGHGIEPKHLTLPGHEVLLALRTPNVLIRLKGEGVDELALPKGVQRDPIKGFVEHVDLLLVKRGEKVTVEIPVTTVGDVQSDGMLDQQLVSIAVEAEATNIPTGVEVDVEGMEIGTAVTAGDLKLPEGTTLTADADAVVLHVINKQTESVAAEGEAAEGEAAEAAEGETAEAAAE from the coding sequence ATGTCCGAAGTACGTATCGCCGCCGAGAAGCGCACCTCGTTCGGCAAGGGCGCCGCTCGCAAGATCCGGCGCGCCGACAAGGTCCCGGCCGTCCTCTACGGACACGGCATCGAGCCCAAGCACCTGACCCTGCCCGGCCACGAGGTCCTCCTCGCCCTCCGCACGCCCAACGTGCTGATCCGCCTCAAGGGCGAGGGCGTCGACGAGCTGGCCCTGCCCAAGGGCGTCCAGCGCGACCCGATCAAGGGCTTCGTCGAGCACGTCGACCTGCTCCTGGTCAAGCGCGGCGAGAAGGTCACCGTCGAGATCCCGGTCACCACGGTCGGTGACGTCCAGTCCGACGGCATGCTCGACCAGCAGCTCGTCTCCATCGCCGTCGAGGCCGAGGCCACCAACATCCCGACCGGCGTCGAGGTCGACGTCGAGGGCATGGAGATCGGCACCGCGGTCACCGCCGGCGACCTCAAGCTGCCGGAGGGCACCACGCTGACCGCCGACGCCGACGCCGTGGTCCTGCACGTCATCAACAAGCAGACCGAGTCCGTCGCCGCCGAGGGCGAGGCCGCCGAGGGTGAGGCCGCCGAGGCCGCCGAGGGCGAGACCGCCGAGGCCGCTGCCGAGTAA
- a CDS encoding ribose-phosphate diphosphokinase — MTSIKQPGEKNLMLFSGRAYPELAQEVAQHVGVSLTPTKLVDFANGEIYARYLESVRGCDAFVIQSHTRPINQWIMEQLIMVDALKRASAKRITVVMPFFGYARQDKKGRGREPITARLMADMFKTAGADRLMSIDLHTSQIQGFFDGPVDHLFAMPVLESYLKNKLDLATTTVVSPDTGRVRLSERWADTLGTPMAFIHKRRDLDVANSVKVSEVVGKVRGRTCVLIDDMIDTAGTICKAADALYEQGATNVIVAATHAVFSDPAVDRLKNSRISEVIVTNTLPLAEASRFDKLTVLSIAPLIARAITEVFTDGSVTSMFEGDT; from the coding sequence ATGACCAGCATCAAGCAGCCGGGCGAGAAGAACCTCATGCTCTTCTCCGGCCGGGCCTACCCCGAGCTGGCACAGGAGGTCGCCCAGCACGTCGGCGTCTCCCTCACCCCCACCAAACTCGTCGACTTCGCCAACGGCGAGATCTACGCGCGCTACCTGGAGTCCGTCCGCGGGTGCGACGCCTTCGTGATCCAGAGCCACACCCGCCCCATCAACCAGTGGATCATGGAACAGCTCATCATGGTCGACGCGCTCAAGCGGGCCTCCGCCAAGCGCATCACCGTGGTCATGCCGTTCTTCGGCTACGCCCGGCAGGACAAGAAGGGGCGCGGGCGCGAGCCGATCACGGCCCGGCTCATGGCCGACATGTTCAAGACCGCGGGCGCCGACCGGCTCATGTCCATCGACCTGCACACCTCGCAGATCCAGGGCTTCTTCGACGGTCCCGTCGACCACCTGTTCGCCATGCCGGTCCTCGAGAGCTACCTGAAGAACAAACTCGACCTGGCCACCACCACCGTCGTCTCGCCCGACACCGGGCGCGTGCGGCTGTCCGAGCGGTGGGCCGACACGCTCGGCACCCCCATGGCCTTCATCCACAAGCGGCGCGACCTCGACGTGGCCAACTCCGTCAAGGTCAGCGAGGTCGTCGGCAAGGTCCGCGGGCGCACGTGTGTGCTGATCGACGACATGATCGACACCGCGGGCACCATCTGCAAGGCCGCCGACGCCCTCTACGAGCAGGGCGCCACCAACGTGATCGTCGCCGCCACCCACGCCGTCTTCTCCGACCCGGCCGTCGACCGCCTGAAGAACTCCCGCATCAGCGAGGTCATCGTCACCAACACGCTGCCCCTGGCGGAGGCCAGCCGCTTCGACAAGCTGACGGTCCTGTCCATCGCGCCGCTGATCGCCCGCGCGATCACCGAGGTCTTCACCGACGGCTCGGTCACGAGCATGTTCGAGGGCGACACCTGA
- the glmU gene encoding bifunctional UDP-N-acetylglucosamine diphosphorylase/glucosamine-1-phosphate N-acetyltransferase GlmU has translation MSVPRPAAVIVLAAGEGTRMKSQTPKVLHEVAGRALVDHMLQAARDLGPEQLIVVIGHARERVGAHLAETSPDARAVVQREQRGTGHAVRTVLEEVGTVAGTVLVTYGDVPLLRTETLAELLGRHAADGNAVTVLTAEVPDPTGYGRIIRDSSGAVLKIVEEKDATPEQRAVTEMNSGIYAFDGLLLADAVKRVSTDNAQGEEYLTDVLAILREDGHRVGAHIAADFAEVEGVNDRVQLALARKVLNQRLLERHMRAGVTIIDPASTWIDVDVRIEPDTVVHPATQLHGATVIETGAEVGPATTLTDTRVGPGAVVRNAVCDRAVVGPGAGVGPYAYLRPGTVLGRDAKAGTFVEMKNTQVGERSKVPHLSYAGDATIGADANIGAAVVFVNYDGVDKHRSTVGDGAFVGCDTMLVAPVTVGDGAYTAAGSVIDSDVPPGAIGVARARQRNIETWVLRRRAGTKSAAAAERALAERHAAEQHQQREK, from the coding sequence GTGAGTGTGCCGCGCCCGGCCGCCGTGATCGTCCTCGCCGCCGGCGAGGGCACCCGGATGAAGAGCCAGACCCCGAAAGTCCTGCACGAGGTAGCCGGTCGCGCGCTGGTCGACCACATGTTGCAGGCCGCCCGCGACCTCGGTCCCGAGCAGCTCATCGTCGTCATCGGCCACGCGCGCGAGCGCGTCGGCGCCCACCTGGCCGAGACCAGCCCCGACGCCCGCGCCGTCGTCCAGCGCGAGCAGCGCGGCACCGGCCACGCCGTCCGCACCGTGCTGGAGGAGGTCGGCACCGTCGCCGGCACCGTCCTCGTCACCTACGGCGACGTGCCGCTGCTGCGCACCGAGACCCTCGCCGAGCTGCTGGGCCGGCACGCCGCCGACGGCAACGCCGTCACCGTGCTGACCGCCGAGGTGCCCGACCCCACCGGGTACGGGCGCATCATCCGCGACTCCTCCGGCGCCGTACTGAAGATCGTCGAGGAGAAGGACGCCACCCCCGAACAGCGCGCCGTCACGGAGATGAACTCCGGCATCTACGCCTTCGACGGCCTGCTCCTCGCCGACGCCGTCAAGCGGGTCTCCACCGACAACGCCCAGGGCGAGGAGTACCTCACCGACGTGCTCGCCATCCTGCGCGAGGACGGCCACCGGGTCGGCGCCCACATCGCCGCCGACTTCGCCGAGGTCGAGGGCGTCAACGACCGGGTGCAGCTCGCCCTGGCGCGCAAGGTGCTCAACCAGCGCCTGCTGGAGCGGCACATGCGCGCCGGCGTCACCATCATCGACCCGGCCTCCACCTGGATCGACGTGGACGTGCGGATCGAGCCCGACACGGTCGTCCACCCCGCCACCCAGCTCCACGGCGCCACCGTCATCGAGACCGGCGCCGAGGTCGGCCCCGCCACCACGCTCACCGACACCCGCGTCGGACCCGGCGCCGTGGTGCGCAACGCGGTCTGCGACCGCGCCGTCGTGGGCCCCGGCGCCGGCGTCGGGCCGTACGCCTACCTGCGGCCGGGGACGGTGCTCGGCCGCGACGCCAAGGCGGGTACGTTCGTGGAGATGAAGAACACCCAGGTCGGCGAGCGGTCCAAGGTGCCGCACCTGTCGTACGCGGGTGACGCCACGATCGGCGCCGACGCCAACATCGGCGCGGCCGTGGTCTTCGTCAACTACGACGGCGTCGACAAGCACCGCAGCACCGTGGGCGACGGCGCGTTCGTCGGGTGCGACACCATGCTCGTCGCGCCCGTGACGGTCGGCGACGGCGCCTACACGGCGGCCGGCTCGGTCATCGACTCCGACGTGCCTCCGGGCGCGATCGGCGTGGCCCGCGCCCGGCAGCGCAACATCGAGACGTGGGTGCTGCGCAGGCGCGCGGGCACCAAGTCGGCGGCGGCGGCCGAGCGGGCGCTGGCCGAGCGACACGCGGCGGAGCAACACCAGCAGCGGGAGAAATAG
- a CDS encoding acyl-CoA desaturase: protein MTVIAERPTPGPKPDLEPEPRTKAELVTFALVVGLPLVAFAAAVPFAWGWGLGWTDVAITVVFYLISGLGVTVGLHRYFTHGSFKAKRPLKIALGIAGSLSLEMSVLDWVATHRKHHKFSDKEGDPHSPWRFGPGFKSMSKGLLYAHMGWMFDAERTNREKYAPDLCKDEDVVKLHKWFPALAITSILLPGILGGLITWSWQGALTAFFWGSLVRIGLLHHVTWSINSICHVFGEEDFQVRDKSRNVWWLAIPSFGESWHNLHHSDPTCARHGVLKGQIDLSAGLIRIFERLGWVSDVRWPTPERLAAKRVA, encoded by the coding sequence ATGACCGTTATCGCCGAACGTCCGACACCAGGACCGAAGCCAGATCTCGAACCCGAACCCCGCACCAAGGCCGAGCTCGTCACGTTCGCGCTCGTGGTGGGCCTGCCCCTCGTCGCGTTCGCGGCCGCCGTGCCGTTCGCCTGGGGATGGGGCCTCGGCTGGACGGACGTCGCGATCACGGTCGTCTTCTACCTGATCTCCGGTCTCGGCGTGACCGTCGGGCTGCACCGCTACTTCACGCACGGCTCGTTCAAGGCCAAGCGCCCGCTGAAGATCGCGCTCGGCATCGCGGGGAGCCTGTCCCTGGAGATGTCCGTACTCGACTGGGTGGCCACCCACCGCAAGCACCACAAGTTCTCCGACAAGGAGGGCGACCCCCACTCCCCGTGGCGCTTCGGGCCGGGCTTCAAGTCCATGTCCAAGGGCCTGCTCTACGCGCACATGGGCTGGATGTTCGACGCCGAGCGCACGAACCGCGAGAAGTACGCCCCCGACCTGTGCAAGGACGAGGACGTCGTCAAGCTGCACAAGTGGTTCCCGGCGCTGGCCATCACCTCGATCCTGCTGCCCGGCATCCTCGGCGGGCTCATCACCTGGTCCTGGCAGGGCGCCCTGACCGCGTTCTTCTGGGGCTCGCTGGTGCGCATCGGCCTGCTGCACCACGTGACCTGGTCGATCAACTCCATCTGCCACGTGTTCGGCGAGGAGGACTTCCAGGTGCGCGACAAGTCGCGCAACGTCTGGTGGCTCGCCATCCCGTCCTTCGGCGAGTCGTGGCACAACCTGCACCACTCCGACCCCACCTGCGCGCGGCACGGCGTGCTCAAGGGACAGATCGACCTCAGCGCCGGCCTCATTCGGATCTTCGAGCGGCTCGGGTGGGTCTCCGATGTGCGCTGGCCGACGCCCGAACGCCTGGCGGCGAAGCGGGTTGCCTGA
- a CDS encoding TetR/AcrR family transcriptional regulator: MSGRERREQLIQISRTLFAEKGFDGTSIEEIAATAQVSKPVVYEHFGGKEGVYAVVVDREMQKLLAMITEALAAAHSLVKLERAALALLRYIEESSEGFRILVRDSHAASGTGTFASLISEIASQVEDVLADEFAARGYDPKLAPMYAQMLVGMVALTGQWWLDVRKPAREEVAAHLVNLAWNGLTGLNPHPAITVTTRAHQPVPARPRTGEKELREFEKAREKELREAEKARQRELREAEKARVRELKERERLLKEAEKERERLLKEAEKAREREEKIRQREARLAELAARLGQVDQQD, from the coding sequence ATGTCCGGAAGAGAGCGAAGAGAGCAGCTGATCCAGATCAGCCGCACGCTGTTCGCCGAGAAGGGGTTCGACGGGACCTCCATCGAGGAGATAGCGGCGACGGCCCAGGTGTCGAAGCCCGTGGTCTACGAGCACTTCGGTGGCAAGGAAGGCGTCTACGCGGTCGTCGTCGACCGCGAGATGCAGAAGCTGCTCGCCATGATCACCGAGGCCCTGGCCGCCGCCCACTCGCTGGTCAAGCTCGAACGGGCGGCGCTGGCGCTGTTGCGCTACATCGAGGAGAGCAGTGAGGGCTTCCGCATCCTCGTGCGCGACTCCCACGCCGCCTCGGGCACGGGCACGTTCGCGAGCCTGATCAGCGAGATCGCCAGCCAGGTCGAGGACGTGCTCGCCGACGAGTTCGCCGCCCGCGGCTACGACCCCAAGCTGGCGCCCATGTACGCGCAGATGCTGGTGGGCATGGTGGCCCTGACCGGGCAGTGGTGGCTCGACGTGCGCAAGCCGGCCCGCGAGGAGGTCGCCGCCCACCTCGTCAACCTCGCCTGGAACGGCCTGACGGGCCTCAACCCGCACCCGGCCATCACCGTCACGACCCGCGCCCACCAGCCGGTGCCGGCCAGACCCCGGACCGGCGAGAAGGAGCTGCGCGAGTTCGAGAAGGCCCGCGAGAAGGAGCTCAGGGAGGCCGAGAAGGCCCGCCAGCGCGAGCTGCGGGAGGCCGAGAAGGCGCGGGTCCGCGAGCTGAAGGAGCGCGAGCGCCTGCTCAAGGAGGCGGAGAAGGAACGCGAACGCCTGCTCAAGGAGGCCGAGAAGGCCCGTGAGCGGGAGGAGAAGATCCGCCAGCGGGAGGCTCGCCTCGCGGAGCTGGCCGCCCGGCTGGGCCAGGTCGACCAGCAGGATTAG
- a CDS encoding RNA degradosome polyphosphate kinase: MSAEALQVGSDLPLPQERFLNREESWLHFNQRVLELAEDPSLPLLERVRFLAIFASNLDEFFRVRVAGLKRRMATGLLLRTKSGLKPREELARIATIADDLARRHAAVFHEQVLPLLAGEGIEIVRWDDLGREERTELRKLFRERIRPVLTPLAVDPAHPFPYISGLSLNLAVVVRNPATDHTVFARVKVPSQLPRFVEASKERFVPLEDVIAAHLGQLFKGMEIVQHHVFRVTRNEDLDVDEDITENLMQALEKELLRRRFGPPVRLEVEDTISAEVLDLLVDELGVAPHEIYRIAGPLDLTGLHAIADLDRGELSYRPFVPAEAVNAEDDIFGLLRERDVLLHHPYDSFATSVQHFIEVAAADPRVLAIKQTLYRTSGDSPIVDALIDAAEAGKQVVVVVEIKARFDEHANISWARKLERAGCHVVYGVVGLKTHCKLALVVRQEPSGELRRYCHIGTGNYNPKTARQYEDFGLLTADPLVGEDVTDLFIHLTGYSNHSAYRRLLVAPHSLRGGLLARIEREIAHQQAGRPARIRIKTNSLVDEPIIDALYRASRAGVPVDLWVRGVCTLRPGIPDLSENIRVRSVLGRFLEHSRVYEFGLGRRPEVWIGSADLMRRNLDRRVEALVKVTSQQHKAYLIQLMDLVMAETTNAWWLSSDGSWVRHPGTDLQSHLIGTRRWRTVDD; this comes from the coding sequence ATGTCCGCCGAAGCGCTGCAAGTCGGAAGCGACCTTCCCCTGCCTCAGGAGAGGTTCCTCAACCGCGAGGAGAGCTGGCTCCATTTCAACCAGCGCGTCCTCGAACTGGCCGAGGACCCCTCGCTGCCCCTCCTGGAACGCGTGCGCTTCCTGGCGATCTTCGCCAGCAACCTGGACGAGTTCTTCCGGGTACGCGTGGCGGGCCTCAAGCGGCGCATGGCCACCGGCCTGCTGCTGCGCACCAAGAGCGGGCTCAAGCCGCGCGAGGAGCTGGCCCGGATCGCCACCATCGCGGACGACCTGGCCCGCCGGCACGCGGCGGTCTTCCACGAGCAGGTCCTGCCCCTGCTCGCCGGCGAGGGCATCGAGATCGTCCGCTGGGACGACCTGGGGCGCGAGGAGCGCACCGAGCTGCGCAAGCTCTTCAGGGAACGGATCCGGCCGGTCCTGACGCCGCTGGCCGTCGATCCCGCCCACCCGTTCCCGTACATCTCGGGGCTCAGCCTCAACCTGGCCGTCGTGGTGCGCAACCCGGCCACCGACCACACGGTGTTCGCCCGGGTCAAGGTGCCCTCGCAGCTTCCCCGGTTCGTGGAGGCGTCCAAGGAGCGGTTCGTGCCGCTCGAGGACGTCATCGCCGCCCATCTCGGGCAGCTCTTCAAGGGCATGGAGATCGTCCAGCACCACGTCTTCCGCGTGACCCGGAACGAGGACCTCGACGTCGACGAGGACATCACCGAGAACCTCATGCAGGCCCTGGAGAAGGAGCTGCTCAGGCGGCGCTTCGGCCCGCCCGTCCGGCTGGAGGTGGAGGACACCATCTCCGCCGAGGTGCTGGACCTGCTCGTGGACGAGCTCGGCGTGGCGCCGCACGAGATCTACCGGATCGCCGGGCCGCTCGACCTGACCGGCCTGCACGCCATCGCCGACCTCGACCGCGGCGAGCTGAGCTACCGCCCCTTCGTGCCCGCCGAGGCGGTCAACGCCGAGGACGACATCTTCGGGCTGCTGCGCGAGCGCGACGTGCTGCTGCACCACCCGTACGACTCGTTCGCGACCAGCGTGCAGCACTTCATCGAGGTGGCCGCGGCCGACCCCCGGGTGCTGGCGATCAAGCAGACCCTCTACCGGACCAGCGGCGACTCCCCCATCGTGGACGCCCTGATCGACGCGGCCGAGGCGGGCAAGCAGGTCGTCGTCGTGGTGGAGATCAAGGCCCGCTTCGACGAGCACGCCAACATCTCCTGGGCCCGCAAGCTGGAGCGGGCCGGCTGCCACGTGGTCTACGGCGTCGTCGGGCTGAAGACGCACTGCAAGCTGGCCCTCGTCGTCCGGCAGGAGCCGTCCGGCGAGCTGCGCCGCTACTGCCACATCGGCACCGGCAACTACAACCCCAAGACCGCCCGGCAGTACGAGGACTTCGGGCTGCTCACCGCCGACCCGCTGGTCGGCGAGGACGTCACCGACCTGTTCATCCACCTGACCGGGTACTCCAACCACTCGGCCTACCGGCGGCTGCTGGTCGCGCCGCACTCGCTGCGCGGCGGGCTGCTGGCCCGGATCGAGCGGGAGATCGCCCACCAGCAGGCCGGACGCCCGGCGCGCATCCGCATCAAGACGAACTCCCTGGTCGACGAGCCGATCATCGACGCGCTCTACCGGGCGTCGCGGGCCGGGGTTCCGGTGGACCTGTGGGTGCGCGGCGTGTGCACGCTGCGGCCCGGCATCCCCGACCTGTCGGAGAACATCAGGGTGCGGTCTGTGCTGGGGCGCTTCCTGGAGCACTCGCGGGTCTACGAGTTCGGGCTGGGGCGGCGGCCGGAGGTGTGGATCGGCAGCGCCGACCTCATGCGCCGCAATCTGGACCGCCGGGTGGAGGCCTTGGTCAAGGTAACCTCACAGCAGCACAAGGCGTATCTCATCCAGCTGATGGACCTGGTCATGGCCGAGACGACGAACGCCTGGTGGCTCAGCTCCGACGGCTCCTGGGTCCGCCATCCCGGCACCGACCTGCAGAGCCACCTGATCGGCACCCGCCGCTGGAGGACTGTTGACGACTGA
- a CDS encoding NUDIX hydrolase: protein MTTDPLRAAGAVVWRGDPSAPEVAVVHRPRYADWTFPKGKLDLGEHPIAAALREVREETGLTVVLGRALPSVHYPSHGGTKRVDYWAARVVAEDAFVPGEEVDELRWLPLDEARSLLSYTWDTVLPDAVLAGPLDTVPLVLVRHGTAGSRHEWQGDDALRPLDPGGVAQAATVAAVLPAYRPRVLLSSPSRRCVQTLEPYGVDGVRLEPLLSEEHQDPVRTPELVARLREPAVVCSHGKVLPDVIRALSGEEVHLAKGEFAVLHRAGDRVAAVETYPT from the coding sequence TTGACGACTGACCCGCTGCGGGCCGCCGGAGCCGTCGTGTGGCGGGGCGATCCGTCCGCGCCCGAGGTGGCCGTCGTCCACCGGCCGCGCTACGCGGACTGGACCTTCCCCAAGGGCAAACTGGACCTCGGCGAGCACCCGATCGCGGCGGCCCTGCGCGAGGTGCGCGAGGAGACGGGCCTGACCGTGGTGCTGGGCCGCGCGCTGCCGTCCGTCCACTACCCGAGCCACGGCGGCACCAAGCGGGTCGACTACTGGGCCGCCCGGGTGGTGGCCGAGGACGCGTTCGTGCCCGGCGAGGAGGTGGACGAGCTGCGCTGGCTGCCGCTGGACGAGGCGCGCTCGCTGCTCAGCTACACGTGGGACACCGTGCTGCCGGACGCCGTGCTCGCCGGGCCCCTCGACACCGTTCCCCTCGTCCTCGTCCGGCACGGCACAGCCGGCTCCCGGCACGAATGGCAGGGCGACGACGCGCTGCGGCCGCTCGACCCCGGCGGCGTGGCCCAGGCGGCCACCGTGGCCGCGGTGCTGCCCGCCTACCGGCCGCGGGTGCTGCTCAGCTCGCCGAGCCGCCGCTGCGTCCAGACGCTGGAGCCGTACGGGGTCGACGGCGTCCGGCTCGAACCGCTGCTCAGCGAGGAGCACCAGGATCCCGTCAGGACACCGGAGCTGGTGGCCCGACTGCGCGAGCCCGCGGTCGTGTGCAGCCACGGCAAGGTGCTGCCGGACGTGATCCGGGCGCTGAGCGGCGAGGAGGTGCACCTGGCCAAGGGCGAGTTCGCCGTGCTGCACCGGGCCGGTGACCGGGTGGCCGCCGTGGAGACGTACCCGACCTAG
- a CDS encoding CYTH and CHAD domain-containing protein, translating into MGIEIEDKFDVPPDYAVPDLSRLGRVVGPKSHQLVALYYDTTDLRLAARGITLRRRRGGDDPGWHLKLPTAKGVRQEITAPLTRGTKQVPPELAELVRAFTRGAELQPVAELDTRRSVTVVYGGDTRLVEIADDRVKGTAFGGTPTVVRWREVEAELLDGDRALLAKVGKRLRKAGATPSEAASKLARLLAPAPPLTARTDPGSAGEVVVGYLAGQVAALLSQDPRVRRTEEDAVHRMRVAARRLRSALKAFRTIVTGTAGVQDELRWLGTVLGEARDLEVIRARFTGRLSGLAPELVVGRVRDRLGGDLGGRQQQAYERIREALSGERYYALLDALDVLVREPELTRAAARPAGKELVDAAAANWRRVTKAYDTAQAVDDPERREIAMHDVRKAAKRARYTAEALRPALGSDMKKLAKLAEAVQEVLGAHLDGVVAQETLAGEAATARLAGEDTFTYGLLIGLERAEAEQAHARFPEVWARTVRGVEKIL; encoded by the coding sequence GTGGGCATCGAGATCGAGGACAAGTTCGACGTTCCTCCTGACTACGCCGTTCCGGACCTGAGCCGGCTGGGCCGGGTGGTGGGGCCCAAGAGCCACCAGCTCGTCGCCCTCTACTACGACACGACCGACCTGCGCCTCGCCGCCCGGGGCATCACGCTCAGGCGCCGGCGCGGCGGTGACGACCCCGGATGGCACCTCAAGCTGCCCACGGCCAAAGGCGTCCGGCAGGAGATCACCGCTCCGCTCACCCGCGGCACGAAGCAGGTGCCCCCCGAACTGGCCGAGCTGGTCCGGGCCTTCACCCGCGGCGCCGAGCTCCAGCCCGTGGCGGAGCTCGACACCCGCCGGAGCGTCACCGTCGTGTACGGCGGCGACACCAGGCTGGTCGAGATCGCCGACGACCGGGTCAAGGGCACCGCGTTCGGCGGGACGCCGACGGTGGTCCGCTGGCGCGAGGTGGAGGCGGAGCTGCTCGACGGGGACCGGGCGCTGCTGGCGAAGGTCGGCAAGCGTCTCCGCAAGGCGGGCGCGACCCCGTCGGAGGCGGCCAGCAAGCTCGCCAGGCTGCTCGCCCCGGCACCCCCGCTGACGGCGCGCACCGATCCGGGCAGCGCGGGCGAGGTGGTCGTCGGCTACCTGGCCGGCCAGGTGGCCGCTCTCCTGTCACAGGACCCCCGGGTACGGCGCACCGAGGAGGACGCCGTGCACCGGATGCGCGTCGCCGCCCGCAGGCTGCGCAGCGCGCTCAAGGCGTTCAGGACGATCGTGACCGGCACCGCCGGCGTCCAGGACGAGCTGCGCTGGCTGGGCACCGTGCTCGGCGAGGCGCGCGACCTGGAGGTGATCAGGGCGAGGTTCACCGGCCGGCTGTCCGGGCTGGCGCCCGAGCTGGTCGTCGGCCGGGTCCGCGACCGGCTCGGCGGCGACCTGGGCGGACGCCAGCAGCAGGCGTACGAGCGCATCCGCGAGGCGCTGAGCGGCGAGCGCTACTACGCGCTGCTCGACGCCCTTGACGTGCTGGTGAGGGAGCCGGAGCTGACCAGGGCCGCCGCCCGACCGGCGGGCAAGGAACTCGTCGACGCGGCGGCCGCCAACTGGCGCAGGGTCACCAAGGCGTACGACACCGCCCAGGCCGTCGACGACCCGGAACGCCGCGAGATCGCCATGCACGACGTCCGCAAGGCGGCCAAACGCGCCCGCTACACCGCCGAGGCGCTGCGGCCCGCTCTCGGCTCGGACATGAAGAAGCTGGCCAAGCTGGCCGAGGCCGTGCAGGAGGTGCTCGGTGCGCACCTGGACGGTGTGGTGGCGCAGGAGACGCTGGCCGGCGAGGCCGCGACGGCCCGCCTGGCGGGCGAGGACACCTTCACCTACGGCCTGCTGATCGGCCTGGAACGCGCCGAGGCGGAGCAGGCGCACGCCCGCTTCCCGGAGGTCTGGGCCAGGACCGTGCGGGGCGTGGAGAAGATCCTCTAG
- a CDS encoding VOC family protein — protein MITALHHVQLAAPPGSEPELRAFYEGVLGLREVSKPPELAKRGGAWFRGDGVEVHLGIEEDFRPARKAHPGFLVDDLDALVAKLPAAVPDDLFPGYRRVYVTDPVGNRIELLQAI, from the coding sequence ATGATCACCGCACTGCACCACGTCCAACTCGCCGCGCCGCCCGGCAGCGAGCCGGAGCTGAGGGCGTTCTACGAGGGCGTGCTGGGCCTGCGTGAGGTGTCCAAGCCGCCGGAGCTGGCCAAGCGCGGCGGCGCCTGGTTCCGGGGCGACGGGGTGGAGGTCCACCTCGGCATCGAGGAGGACTTCAGGCCGGCGAGGAAGGCGCACCCGGGGTTCCTGGTCGACGACCTCGACGCGCTGGTCGCGAAGCTGCCCGCCGCGGTGCCCGACGACCTGTTCCCCGGCTACCGGCGGGTGTACGTGACGGACCCCGTCGGCAACAGAATCGAGCTGCTCCAAGCCATCTGA